The Raphanus sativus cultivar WK10039 chromosome 2, ASM80110v3, whole genome shotgun sequence genome includes a region encoding these proteins:
- the LOC108842223 gene encoding probable pre-mRNA-splicing factor ATP-dependent RNA helicase DEAH8: MHSKIQVRSSSVVDMDLDVVEETVDRSASGEGKPSLGSVTVKFKLNIAKKSFRKKRIREEEEEEEDGKVLGNYEIARLRAEARREYLKKRESKKVEEFKEEVEFELSRFKGVKLTEKEEVEFRYKKELYKLLNTTWGDDDVGYYKIPDAYDDREGGVDQRKRFAVARQRCGDGEMMTREREAWEDHQAKKATVRFGSKDKKQVCDGFKFVFDEVASFVEASSEMEVDREESRTVAERGKEDRKMLPIYAYRDELLKLVEENQVLVIVGETGSGKTTQIPQYLREAGYTKRGKIGCTQPRRVAAMSVASRVAQELGVKLGHEVGYSIRFEDCTSERTVIKYMTDGMLLRELIAEPKLDSYSVIIVDEAHERTLSTDILFGLVKDLAKFRPDLRLIISSATLEAKKFSEYFDSARIYMIPGRRYPVEKLFQRFPEPDRLETAVRTVFQIHQREPLGDVLVFLTGQEEIETAETKLKEGMKDLCSKSSEIVICPIYSNLPTELQAKVFEPAPKGSRKVVLATNIAETSLTIDGIKYVVDPGYCKINSYNPRTGMESLLETPISKASAEQRAGRSGRTGPGKCFRLYNVKDLEATTIPEVQRANLASVVLTLKSLGIEDVFNFDFMDPPPENSLLKALELLYALGALDGKGEITKLGERMVEFPVDPMLSKMIVGSEKYKCSAEIVTIAAMLSTGSSIFYRPSRNQQYLADNARMSFYTDEAGDHVALLRVYNSWKEMNYSSQWCYENYIQSKSMRRARDIREQLAGLLKKIGVELTSNSEDLDAVKKAILAGFFPHSAKLQKDGSYRRVREPQTVYVHPSSGLFGASPKKWLVYHELVLTTKEYMRHITEMKPEWLVEIAPHYYKLKDIEEAQPKKKTQSRSRSTKSLMSKVDDTNKKAKKPLMSKVDTNKKAKR; the protein is encoded by the coding sequence ATGCATTCGAAAATCCAGGTACGATCATCATCGGTTGTAGATATGGATCTAGACGTAGTAGAAGAAACTGTAGATAGGTCGGCGTCGGGGGAGGGAAAACCATCTCTCGGTTCCGTCACTGTGAAATTCAAATTGAATATCGCGAAGAAAAGTTTTAGGAAGAAAAGAAtcagagaagaggaagaagaagaagaagacggtaAGGTTTTAGGGAACTACGAGATAGCGAGGTTGAGGGCAGAAGCGAGACGAGAGTATCTGAAGAAGAGGGAGAGTAAGAAGGTGGAGGAGTTTAAGGAAGAGGTGGAGTTCGAGCTTTCGCGGTTCAAAGGCGTTAAGCTTACAGAGAAGGAAGAGGTGGAGTTTAGGTACAAGAAGGAGCTGTATAAGCTGTTGAACACCACGTGgggtgatgatgatgttggtTATTATAAGATTCCAGATGCTTATGATGATCGCGAAGGTGGCGTTGATCAGAGGAAGAGGTTTGCTGTGGCGAGGCAACGGTGTGGTGATGGTGAGATGATGACGAGGGAGAGAGAAGCTTGGGAGGATCATCAGGCGAAGAAGGCGACGGTTAGGTTTGGTTCTAAGGACAAGAAGCAAGTTTGTGATGGGTTTAAGTTTGTGTTTGACGAGGTGGCAAGCTTCGTCGAGGCGTCTAGTGAGATGGAAGTTGATAGAGAGGAGTCAAGAACAGTTGCTGAAAGGGGTAAGGAAGATAGGAAGATGCTTCCGATATATGCGTACAGAGATGAGCTGCTGAAACTCGTTGAAGAGAATCAGGTTCTCGTGATTGTCGGGGAGACAGGGTCAGGGAAGACGACGCAGATACCGCAGTATCTTCGAGAAGCTGGCTACACAAAGCGTGGGAAGATCGGTTGCACTCAGCCTAGGAGAGTTGCTGCGATGAGCGTTGCTTCCAGAGTGGCTCAAGAGCTGGGTGTAAAGCTCGGACACGAGGTTGGATACTCCATTAGATTCGAAGACTGTACTTCGGAGAGAACAGTTATCAAGTACATGACTGATGGGATGCTGCTTAGAGAGCTTATCgctgaaccgaaactagatagcTATAGTGTCATCATTGTTGATGAGGCGCATGAGAGAACGTTGTCCACTGATATTCTGTTTGGATTAGTGAAGGACTTGGCAAAGTTTAGGCCTGACCTGAGGCTGATAATCTCAAGTGCAACGCTAGAAGCTAAAAAGTTCTCTGAGTATTTTGATTCGGCTAGGATCTACATGATCCCTGGGAGAAGATATCCAGTTGAGAAGCTCTTCCAGAGATTTCCTGAACCTGACCGTTTGGAGACGGCGGTACGAACTGTGTTTCAGATCCATCAGAGGGAGCCGCTTGGAGACGTTTTGGTTTTCCTTACCGGACAAGAAGAGATTGAAACAGCGGAAACGAAGTTGAAGGAAGGGATGAAAGATTTGTGTTCAAAGAGCTCTGAGATCGTTATCTGTCCTATCTACTCGAATCTCCCGACCGAACTACAGGCGAAAGTGTTTGAACCGGCTCCAAAAGGGTCACGGAAAGTTGTCCTCGCGACTAATATTGCGGAAACATCGTTAACAATCGATGGGATTAAGTACGTGGTTGATCCAGGGTACTGCAAGATCAACTCTTACAACCCAAGAACCGGAATGGAGTCGCTTCTCGAAACTCCAATCTCCAAGGCTTCCGCAGAGCAACGAGCTGGCCGGTCTGGAAGAACCGGTCCGGGCAAGTGTTTCAGGCTGTACAACGTGAAGGACTTGGAGGCCACAACGATACCTGAAGTGCAAAGAGCAAACCTTGCAAGCGTTGTACTTACTCTGAAGAGTCTTGGGATCGAAGACGTGTTCAACTTCGACTTCATGGATCCTCCACCTGAAAACTCTCTGTTAAAGGCTCTAGAGCTGCTCTACGCTCTCGGCGCTTTGGATGGGAAAGGTGAGATTACTAAGCTTGGAGAGAGAATGGTCGAGTTTCCCGTTGATCCGATGCTATCGAAGATGATTGTCGGCTCGGAGAAGTACAAGTGCTCGGCTGAGATCGTCACTATAGCCGCCATGCTGTCTACAGGGAGCTCCATCTTTTACCGACCAAGCAGGAACCAACAGTATCTCGCAGACAATGCACGGATGAGTTTCTACACAGATGAGGCCGGTGACCACGTTGCCTTGCTAAGGGTTTACAACTCGTGGAAGGAAATGAACTACTCAAGTCAATGGTGCTACGAGAACTACATCCAGAGCAAGAGCATGAGAAGAGCTAGAGATATACGTGAGCAGCTAGCTGGGCTTCTAAAGAAGATTGGAGTTGAACTTACTTCGAATTCTGAGGATCTAGACGCGGTTAAGAAGGCGATCCTTGCTGGTTTCTTTCCTCATTCTGCAAAGTTGCAGAAGGATGGATCGTACAGAAGAGTGAGAGAACCTCAGACGGTTTATGTGCATCCTAGCTCGGGCTTGTTTGGGGCGTCCCCTAAGAAGTGGTTGGTGTATCATGAGCTAGTACTTACTACCAAGGAGTATATGAGGCATATAACCGAGATGAAACCTGAGTGGCTGGTTGAAATAGCTCCACATTACTACAAGCTTAAAGACATAGAAGAGGCTCAGCCAAAGAAGAAAACTCAGAGCAGAAGCAGAAGCACAAAGTCCTTGATGTCGAAGGTTGATGATACTAACAAGAAAGCAAAGAAGCCCTTGATGTCGAAGGTTGATACTAACAAGAAAGCAAAGAGGTAA
- the LOC108818165 gene encoding phosphatidylserine decarboxylase proenzyme 1, mitochondrial, with product MKPRFPHNVFMFGRFSYLRRFQHGQRRTLTTFINNIRSNRRTFSSLGGGSGGGGTGDSNGNAFLLPGATVATILMLGALHGRRLYEDKKIEEKRERGIELEFHQDVKASFLGILPLRSISRAWGSLTSVEIPVWMRPFVYKAWSRAFHSNLEEAALPLEEYASLRDFFVRSLKEGCRPIDPDPRCLVSPVDGTVLRFGELKESRGMIEQVKGHSYSVPALLGTNSLLPMVPVGNDESGEEAVGDNKGDKSWLRVSLASPKLRDSISASPMKGLYYCVIYLKPGDYHRIHSPADWNALVRRHFAGRLFPVNERATRTIKNLYVENERVVLEGIWKQGFMALAAVGATNIGSIELFIEPELRTNKPKKKLFPTEPPEERVYDPQGQGVQLEKGKEVGVFNMGSTVVLVFQAPTANSLDGSSSSSDYRFCVKQGDRVRVGQALGRWKEE from the exons ATGAAACCTCGATTTCCTCataatgtttttatgtttggtcGCTTTTCATATCTCCGCCGCTTCCAGCATGGTCAGCGCCGAACTTTGACCACTTTCATCAACAACATCCGTTCCAACCGACGAACATTCAGCTCTCTCGGAGGCGGAAGCGGAGGAGGTGGAACCGGTGATTCAAACG GCAATGCGTTTCTCTTGCCCGGAGCAACGGTGGCTACTATCCTTATGCTTGGAGCTCTTCATGGTCGCCGTCTCTATGAAGACAAGAAG ATTGAAGAGAAACGGGAAAGGGGGATCGAACTTGAGTTCCACCAAGATGTTAAA GCCTCCTTCCTTGGGATTCTGCCTCTGCGTTCCATCTCAAGAGCTTGGGGTTCTTTGACGAGCGTG GAAATTCCGGTCTGGATGCGGCCGTTTGTTTATAAAGCCTGGTCTCGAGCTTTTCATTCAA ATCTTGAAGAAGCAGCTTTGCCTCTAGAAGAATATGCTTCACTACGGGACTTCTTTGTTCGCAGCTTGAAAGAAGGTTGCAGACCTATCGACCCCGATCCTCGTTGTCTG GTTAGTCCTGTGGATGGCACCGTTCTGAGGTTTGGAGAGCTAAAAGAAAGTAGAGGGATGATCGAGCAAGTGAAAGGACATTCTTACTCAGTGCCGGCTCTTCTCGGAACAAACTCTCTGCTTCCCATGGTACCTGTAGGTAATGATGAGTCTGGAGAGGAAGCTGTTGGAGATAATAAAGGCGACAAGTCTTGGTTGAGAGTCTCTTTGGCCTCTCCAAAGTTACGGGATAGCATCTCGGCTAGTCCGATGAAGGGGCTCTATTATTGTGTGATATACCTAAAACCAGGGGACTATCATCGAATACACTCTCCGGCTGACTGGAATGCATTGGTTCGTCGACACTTTGCAG GACGGTTGTTTCCTGTGAACGAGCGTGCTACAAGGACGATAAAAAATCTCTATGTCGAGAATGAAAgg GTCGTGCTTGAAGGGATATGGAAGCAAGGTTTTATGGCACTTGCTGCTGTTGGAGCGACCAACATTGGATCCATTGAG CTATTCATCGAACCTGAACTAAGAACAaacaagccaaagaagaagctgTTTCCTACAGAGCCACCAGAGGAGCGGGTGTATGATCCACAAGGTCAAGGCGTCCAGCTCGAGAAAGGAAAGGAG GTAGGTGTATTCAACATGGGATCAACCGTGGTGCTTGTTTTCCAAGCACCAACCGCAAACTCACTGGACGGTTCAAGCAGTTCATCAGATTACAGATTCTGTGTCAAACAAGGAGATAGAGTCCGCGTTGGACAAGCATTGGGAAGGTGGAAAGAGGAATGA
- the LOC108818176 gene encoding uncharacterized protein LOC108818176 isoform X2 — MPFKTVMMEVEPPSLIRYLIGSAVMMIGVVLPVGYMMFRNKRVPSSSSYSKQTWGIHG; from the exons ATGCCG TTTAAGACGGTGATGATGGAAGTGGAGCCACCGAGTCTGATACGGTACTTGATCGGATCGGCGGTGATGATGATCGGCGTGGTGTTACCGGTTGGTTACATGATGTTCCGCAACAAGCGCGTCCCCTCCTCGTCTTCTTACTCTAAACAGAC GTGGGGAATCCATGGTTGA
- the LOC108842224 gene encoding VAN3-binding protein isoform X1 produces MDQVHTLNLIPYGLQEVAEVEEIEEDNDNESMTLSSVPENETSECSSSPETYPPIPPPPRTPREPMEFLCRSWSSSTSEISLALSSQKSNKQLNKTLSELAGVTSPAPAPLPPPLRAEKPASVVHPRRTSAIGKWFHHRDFVGGKVPGVSKRDKSRYENAHLHTAVSIASLATAIAAVTASANQDGGAFTEPKMISALASASELLASHCVELAELSGAGHDRVVSAVRSAVDVRGPGDLLTLTAAAATALRGEAALRTRLPKEAKNNAAAISPCERALPETHDCSSEIDSSSTTTEEQASAQGVEESELECNGELMQCTRNGVLRWKHMKVYINKKSQVVVEIKSKHVRGAFSMKSKGIVNDVCETVTGLQNVKETQNAEEGELYFGISTGKGLTKFKCKSKADKQTWVDNIRNLLHRVTAIEATKTSLETTNIGNNT; encoded by the exons ATGGATCAGGTGCACACGTTAAACTTGATTCCATATGGACTACAAGAAGTAGCAGAGGTCGAAGAAATCGAGGAAGACAACGATAACGAGAGCATGACTTTGTCGTCTGTGCCAGAAAATGAGACGTCAGAGTGTTCATCGTCTCCGGAGACGTATCCACCGATTCCTCCCCCGCCTAGAACTCCGAGAGAGCCGATGGAGTTTCTATGCAGATCATGGAGCAGTTCTACGTCTGAGATCTCTTTAGCTTTATCCTCTCAGAAATctaataaacaactcaacaaaacCCTTTCTGAGTTGGCTGGCGTCACTTCGCCGGCTCCGGCACCACTACCACCGCCTCTACGC GCGGAAAAACCGGCGAGCGTGGTTCACCCGCGGCGAACAAGTGCCATCGGGAAATGGTTCCACCACCGAGATTTCGTCGGCGGGAAGGTTCCCGGCGTAAGCAAGAGAGATAAATCTCGATATGAGAACGCGCATCTTCACACCGCCGTCTCCATTGCGTCTCTAGCGACGGCCATAGCCGCCGTGACAGCTTCGGCAAACCAAGACGGTGGTGCCTTCACGGAACCAAAGATGATCTCAGCGCTGGCCTCGGCATCTGAGCTGTTAGCTTCTCACTGCGTCGAATTAGCAGAGCTCTCCGGCGCCGGCCACGATCGCGTCGTGTCTGCCGTCCGATCCGCCGTCGATGTTCGTGGACCGGGCGATTTGCTGACTCTAACTGCTGCAGCCGCAACAG CATTGAGAGGAGAAGCAGCTTTGAGGACAAGACTACCAAAGGAAGCTAAGAACAATGCAGCAGCTATAAGCCCTTGCGAGAGAGCTTTACCAGAGACTCATGATTGCTCTTCTGAGATTGATTCCTCCAGCACAACCACTGAGGAACAAGCATCTGCACAGGGAGTTGAAGAATCAGAGTTGGAATGTAATGGAGAGCTAATGCAGTGCACACGAAACG GAGTTCTGCGGTGGAAGCATATGAAAGTGTACATCAACAAGAAATCTCAG GTCGTAGTAGAAATCAAAAGCAAACATGTTAGAGGAGCCTTCTCCATGAAAAGCAAAG GTATTGTGAATGATGTATGCGAGACAGTCACGGGCCTGcaaaatgtaaaagaaacacaaaacgCAGAAGAAGGAGAGCTCTATTTTGGAATAAGCACAGGGAAAGGTCTAACGAAGTTCAAGTGCAAGAGCAAGGCTGATAAGCAGACATGGGTGGACAACATCCGGAATCTTCTCCATCGAGTTACTGCTATTGAGGCTACGAAAACATCTCTTGAAACTACAAACATTGGCAACAATACATAA
- the LOC108818176 gene encoding uncharacterized protein LOC108818176 isoform X1, producing the protein MPFKTVMMEVEPPSLIRYLIGSAVMMIGVVLPVGYMMFRNKRVPSSSSYSKQTNKVLI; encoded by the exons ATGCCG TTTAAGACGGTGATGATGGAAGTGGAGCCACCGAGTCTGATACGGTACTTGATCGGATCGGCGGTGATGATGATCGGCGTGGTGTTACCGGTTGGTTACATGATGTTCCGCAACAAGCGCGTCCCCTCCTCGTCTTCTTACTCTAAACAGAC GAACAAAGTTTTGATATAG
- the LOC108829904 gene encoding pheophorbidase, with protein sequence MGGGDGGDDSVVHFVFVHGASHGAWCWYKITTLLVAAGFKATSADLTGAGINLTDSNTVFDFDHYNRPLFSLLSDIPPHHKIILVGHSIGGGSVTEALCRFTDKISMVVYLAADMVQPGSTSSTHDSIMTVGEEDIWEYIYGEGADKPPTGVLMKEEFRRHYYYSQSPLEDVSLASKLLRPAPVRALGGADKLSPNPEAEKVPRVYIKTAKDNLFDPLRQDRLVEKWPPSQLYILEESDHSAFFSVPTTLFAYLLRAVSFLQQ encoded by the exons ATGGGAGGAGGAGACGGTGGTGACGACTCCGTAGTTCACTTTGTATTTGTTCATGGCGCTAGCCACGGTGCTTGGTGTTGGTATAAAATCACCACTCTTCTTGTCGCCGCTGGTTTCAAAGCCACCTCCGCCGACCTCACCGGCGCTGGTATCAACCTCACCGACTCTAACACCGTCTTCGACTTCGACCACTATAACcgtcctctcttctctctcctgtCTGATATCCCCCCTCACCACAAGATCATACTCGTGGGACATAGCATCGGCGGAGGAAGCGTCACTGAAGCTCTCTGCAGGTTTACCGACAAAATCTCCATGGTCGTTTACCTCGCGGCTGACATGGTTCAACCCGGATCCACATCTTCTACTCATGACTCAATC ATGACTGTTGGAGAAGAAGACATATGGGAGTACATATACGGTGAGGGCGCTGATAAGCCACCCACTGGCGTTTTGATGAAAGAGGAGTTCAGACGTCACTATTACTATAGCCAAAGCCCTCTTGAG GATGTAAGTTTGGCATCTAAGTTGTTGCGACCAGCTCCAGTCAGGGCTTTGGGAGGTGCTGATAAGCTGTCTCCAAACCCTGAAGCCGAGAAAGTTCCTCGAGTTTACATCAAGACTGCTAAGGATAACCTATTTGATCCTCTACGCCAAGACCGTTTGGTGGAGAAGTGGCCACCTTCTCAGTTGTATATCTTGGAGGAGAGTGACCATTCTGCTTTCTTCTCTGTCCCAACTACCTTATTCGCTTATCTTCTCCGTGCTGTATCTTTTCTTCAACAATAA
- the LOC108843232 gene encoding 60S ribosomal protein L15-1 — protein MGAYKYVSELWRKKQSDVMRFVQRVRCWEYRQQPSIVRLVRPTRPDKARRLGYKAKQGFVVYRVRVRRGGRKRPVPKGIVYGKPTNQGVTQLKFQRSKRSVAEERAGRKLGGLRVVNSYWLNEDSTYKYYEIILVDPAHNAVRNDPRINWICNPVHKHRELRGLTSEGKKNRGLRGKGHNNHKNRPSRRATWKKNNSLSLRRYR, from the exons ATGG GTGCGTACAAGTATGTATCTGAGCTATGGAGGAAGAAGCAGTCCGATGTCATGAGGTTCGTGCAGAGGGTGAGGTGCTGGGAGTACAGACAGCAACCTTCCATTGTCCGTCTCGTCAGGCCTACTCGTCCCGACAAGGCTCGTCGTTTGGGTTACAAGGCCAAACAg GGCTTTGTGGTGTACCGTGTGCGTGTGAGACGTGGTGGACGCAAGAGGCCAGTGCCGAAGGGTATTGTCTACGGTAAGCCCACAAACCAGGGAGTAACCCAGCTCAAGTTCCAGAGGAGCAAGCGTTCTGTTGCCGAGGAGCGTGCTGGAAGGAAACTGGGCGGCCTCAGAGTCGTCAACTCCTACTGGCTCAACGAGGATTCGACCTACAAGTACTACGAGATCATCCTGGTTGACCCGGCGCACAACGCTGTGCGTAACGACCCGAGAATCAACTGGATCTGCAACCCGGTGCACAAACACCGTGAGCTCAGAGGACTTACTTCCGAGGGAAAGAAGAACAGAGGACTCCGCGGAAAGGGTCACAACAACCACAAGAACCGCCCGTCTCGCAGAGCTACATGGAAGAAGAACAATTCTCTCTCCCTTCGCCGTTACCGTTAA
- the LOC108842224 gene encoding VAN3-binding protein isoform X2, whose amino-acid sequence MDQVHTLNLIPYGLQEVAEVEEIEEDNDNESMTLSSVPENETSECSSSPETYPPIPPPPRTPREPMEFLCRSWSSSTSEISLALSSQKSNKQLNKTLSELAGVTSPAPAPLPPPLRAEKPASVVHPRRTSAIGKWFHHRDFVGGKVPGVSKRDKSRYENAHLHTAVSIASLATAIAAVTASANQDGGAFTEPKMISALASASELLASHCVELAELSGAGHDRVVSAVRSAVDVRGPGDLLTLTAAAATALRGEAALRTRLPKEAKNNAAAISPCERALPETHDCSSEIDSSSTTTEEQASAQGVEESELECNGELMQCTRNGVLRWKHMKVYINKKSQVVVEIKSKHVRGAFSMKSKV is encoded by the exons ATGGATCAGGTGCACACGTTAAACTTGATTCCATATGGACTACAAGAAGTAGCAGAGGTCGAAGAAATCGAGGAAGACAACGATAACGAGAGCATGACTTTGTCGTCTGTGCCAGAAAATGAGACGTCAGAGTGTTCATCGTCTCCGGAGACGTATCCACCGATTCCTCCCCCGCCTAGAACTCCGAGAGAGCCGATGGAGTTTCTATGCAGATCATGGAGCAGTTCTACGTCTGAGATCTCTTTAGCTTTATCCTCTCAGAAATctaataaacaactcaacaaaacCCTTTCTGAGTTGGCTGGCGTCACTTCGCCGGCTCCGGCACCACTACCACCGCCTCTACGC GCGGAAAAACCGGCGAGCGTGGTTCACCCGCGGCGAACAAGTGCCATCGGGAAATGGTTCCACCACCGAGATTTCGTCGGCGGGAAGGTTCCCGGCGTAAGCAAGAGAGATAAATCTCGATATGAGAACGCGCATCTTCACACCGCCGTCTCCATTGCGTCTCTAGCGACGGCCATAGCCGCCGTGACAGCTTCGGCAAACCAAGACGGTGGTGCCTTCACGGAACCAAAGATGATCTCAGCGCTGGCCTCGGCATCTGAGCTGTTAGCTTCTCACTGCGTCGAATTAGCAGAGCTCTCCGGCGCCGGCCACGATCGCGTCGTGTCTGCCGTCCGATCCGCCGTCGATGTTCGTGGACCGGGCGATTTGCTGACTCTAACTGCTGCAGCCGCAACAG CATTGAGAGGAGAAGCAGCTTTGAGGACAAGACTACCAAAGGAAGCTAAGAACAATGCAGCAGCTATAAGCCCTTGCGAGAGAGCTTTACCAGAGACTCATGATTGCTCTTCTGAGATTGATTCCTCCAGCACAACCACTGAGGAACAAGCATCTGCACAGGGAGTTGAAGAATCAGAGTTGGAATGTAATGGAGAGCTAATGCAGTGCACACGAAACG GAGTTCTGCGGTGGAAGCATATGAAAGTGTACATCAACAAGAAATCTCAG GTCGTAGTAGAAATCAAAAGCAAACATGTTAGAGGAGCCTTCTCCATGAAAAGCAAAG TATAA
- the LOC108818176 gene encoding uncharacterized protein LOC108818176 isoform X3, with product MPFKTVMMEVEPPSLIRYLIGSAVMMIGVVLPVGYMMFRNKRVPSSSSYSKQT from the exons ATGCCG TTTAAGACGGTGATGATGGAAGTGGAGCCACCGAGTCTGATACGGTACTTGATCGGATCGGCGGTGATGATGATCGGCGTGGTGTTACCGGTTGGTTACATGATGTTCCGCAACAAGCGCGTCCCCTCCTCGTCTTCTTACTCTAAACAGACGTAG
- the LOC108843233 gene encoding uncharacterized protein LOC108843233, whose product MEDGEKNDGKRLVFVTVGTTSFDALVKAVVSQNVKDELHKRGYTHLLIQMGRGIYSPPKCDGADGSSLAVDYFTFSSSIADYIRSASLVISHAGSGSIFETLKLGKPLIVVVNEDLMDNHQCELAEELEERKHLYCARPHTLHQTLTKMELGSLVRYDPGDGTPVARIIDRFLGFPDD is encoded by the exons ATGGAAGATGGAGAGAAGAATGATGGGAAGAGACTAGTGTTTGTGACGGTGGGAACAACGAGTTTCGACGCGCTCGTGAAAGCAGTGGTCAGCCAAAACGTTAAAGACGAGTTGCACAAGAGAGGATATACTCATCTTCTCATTCAGATGGGTCGAGGAATCTACTCTCCACCCAAG TGTGATGGAGCGGATGGATCATCACTAGCCGTTGATTACTTCACATTCTCCTCGAGTATCGCAGATTATATTCGATCTGCGTCTCTTGTTATTAGTCACGCTG GATCTGGAAGCATATTCGAGACGCTAAAGCTAGGGAAACCGTTGATTGTTGTAGTGAACGAGGATCTTATGGACAATCATCAATGTGAATTAGCTGAAGAGCTTGAAGAGAGGAAGCATTTGTACTGCGCTCGTCCTCATACGCTTCATCAGACCTTGACCAAGATGGAGTTGGGATCTCTGGTTCGGTACGATCCAGGGGATGGGACACCTGTTGCCCGTATTATCGATAGGTTCCTGGGTTTCCCTGATGATTAA